In the genome of Mycobacterium kansasii ATCC 12478, one region contains:
- a CDS encoding NDMA-dependent alcohol dehydrogenase: MKTKGALIWEFNQPWSVEDIEIGDPVKDEVKIQMEAAGMCRSDNHLVTGGIPMAGFPVLGGHEGAGIVTEVGPGVDDIAPGDHVVLSFIPSCGKCPTCQAGLRNLCDLGAGLLAGAAVSDGTFRIQARGQNVYPMTLLGTFSPYMVVHRSSVVKIDPSIPFEVACLVGCGVTTGYGSAVRTADIRPGDDVAIVGLGGVGMAALQGAVAAGARYIFAVEPVEWKRDQALKFGATHVYPDMNAALMGIAEVTYGLMAKKAIITVGELQGADIDSYLTITAKGGTCVLTAIGSLLDTNVTLNLAMLTLMQKNLQGTIFGGGNPQYDIPQLLSMYRAGKLNLDDMITRQYRLEQINDGYQDMLDGKNIRGVIRFTDADR; this comes from the coding sequence GTGAAGACAAAAGGCGCTCTGATCTGGGAATTCAACCAGCCATGGTCGGTCGAGGACATCGAAATCGGTGACCCCGTCAAGGACGAGGTCAAGATCCAGATGGAGGCGGCGGGCATGTGCCGCTCCGACAACCACCTGGTTACCGGCGGTATTCCGATGGCGGGTTTCCCCGTGCTGGGCGGACACGAGGGCGCCGGGATCGTCACCGAGGTGGGTCCGGGTGTGGACGACATCGCCCCGGGCGATCACGTGGTGTTGTCGTTCATCCCGTCGTGCGGGAAGTGCCCCACCTGTCAGGCCGGGCTGCGCAATCTCTGCGATCTGGGGGCCGGGCTGCTGGCCGGCGCCGCGGTAAGCGACGGCACCTTCCGCATTCAGGCCCGCGGGCAAAATGTCTACCCGATGACGCTGCTGGGCACGTTCTCGCCCTACATGGTGGTGCACCGCAGCTCGGTAGTGAAGATCGACCCGTCGATCCCGTTCGAGGTCGCCTGCCTGGTCGGCTGCGGCGTCACCACCGGCTACGGCTCGGCGGTGCGCACCGCCGACATCCGGCCCGGTGACGACGTCGCCATCGTCGGTCTGGGCGGCGTCGGGATGGCCGCGCTGCAGGGCGCGGTCGCCGCCGGCGCGCGCTACATCTTCGCCGTCGAGCCGGTGGAGTGGAAGCGCGACCAGGCGCTGAAATTCGGCGCCACTCACGTCTATCCCGACATGAACGCCGCGCTCATGGGCATCGCCGAGGTCACCTACGGTCTGATGGCCAAGAAGGCGATCATCACCGTCGGCGAACTCCAGGGCGCCGATATCGACAGTTACCTGACCATCACCGCCAAGGGCGGCACCTGCGTGCTCACCGCCATCGGCAGCCTGCTGGACACCAATGTGACGCTGAACCTGGCGATGTTGACCTTGATGCAGAAGAACCTGCAGGGCACCATCTTCGGTGGCGGTAACCCGCAGTACGACATTCCGCAGCTGTTGTCGATGTATCGGGCCGGGAAGCTGAACCTGGACGACATGATCACCCGCCAGTACCGGCTGGAGCAGATCAACGACGGCTACCAGGACATGTTGGACGGCAAGAATATTCGCGGCGTCATCCGATTCACGGACGCCGATCGATGA